A region of Planktomarina temperata RCA23 DNA encodes the following proteins:
- a CDS encoding response regulator, translating into MTGMSNTLHSLKPTSRRPLHGLMVLLVEDSLTAGEAVRLMCITSGARLRRADCMESARRHLRIYRPDVAIVDMGLPDGDGAELISELAQATPRT; encoded by the coding sequence ATGACCGGGATGTCGAACACATTACATTCACTCAAACCCACCAGCCGGAGACCATTGCATGGGTTGATGGTGCTGTTGGTGGAAGACAGCCTCACGGCGGGCGAGGCCGTGCGCTTGATGTGCATCACCTCTGGCGCACGATTAAGACGCGCTGACTGTATGGAGAGCGCGCGGAGGCACCTTAGAATTTATCGTCCGGATGTGGCCATTGTTGATATGGGCCTGCCAGATGGGGATGGTGCTGAGCTGATCTCAGAGCTGGCGCAAGCCACTCCGCGCACCTAG
- a CDS encoding M48 family metallopeptidase, with amino-acid sequence MRIIPLIVLLVLAGCTLKPVAQSPVEGADEPRVLKAEDVPERFAVAMRRMRPVVRETCRTTSPDLNCDFLIAIDPSPDSAPNAFQTVNEEGQPILAFTLTLLEDMYNADEVAFVIGHEGAHHILRHLERQDQLARGGATLFEVLAAALGGSNRSVDAASEIGEAVGRRNYSKTFELEADRLGAQMTQKAGFDAVRGAAYFTRIPDAGNRFFGTHPRNADRIAGVKAAVAEL; translated from the coding sequence ATGCGGATCATTCCCCTGATAGTGTTGTTGGTTCTGGCTGGATGCACACTCAAGCCAGTGGCGCAATCTCCTGTGGAGGGGGCCGATGAGCCGCGCGTATTGAAGGCCGAGGATGTGCCTGAGCGTTTTGCCGTGGCCATGCGCCGGATGCGGCCGGTGGTGCGTGAGACTTGCAGGACCACCAGCCCAGATTTGAATTGCGACTTTTTAATCGCTATTGATCCAAGTCCCGACAGCGCGCCCAATGCGTTTCAAACGGTGAATGAAGAGGGGCAGCCTATCTTGGCATTTACCCTGACCCTGCTGGAAGATATGTACAATGCCGATGAGGTGGCCTTTGTCATCGGTCACGAGGGGGCCCATCATATTTTGCGGCATTTGGAGCGGCAAGATCAATTGGCGCGCGGCGGGGCCACGCTCTTTGAGGTGCTGGCGGCGGCCTTGGGCGGCTCCAATCGATCGGTCGATGCGGCCTCTGAAATTGGCGAGGCGGTGGGCCGGCGCAATTATTCAAAAACCTTTGAGCTTGAGGCGGACCGCCTCGGCGCGCAGATGACGCAGAAAGCGGGTTTTGATGCGGTGCGTGGTGCGGCCTATTTCACGCGCATTCCAGATGCGGGCAATCGGTTCTTTGGCACTCACCCGCGCAACGCAGATCGGATTGCCGGGGTGAAGGCGGCGGTGGCCGAGCTATGA
- a CDS encoding nitroreductase family protein, whose translation MTDALTFLKTRRSRPAKVLTAPVPDRDTLEALLCVAARTPDHGKLEPWRFIVLEQAALRRLGVLARNLAAAAGPEVVDADKASQQFETGQLAVVVVASPKPCDKFPQIEQTYSAGAVCLSLLNAALASGWGANWLSGWASHNREFCTEGLALAPHEHVAGIVHIGTGPAQMPDRPRPDVAAITQWIHE comes from the coding sequence ATGACAGATGCATTGACCTTTTTGAAAACCCGCCGCTCTCGCCCAGCGAAAGTGTTAACCGCGCCAGTTCCTGACAGAGACACGCTTGAGGCGCTCCTTTGCGTCGCTGCACGCACGCCAGATCATGGCAAGTTGGAGCCTTGGCGGTTCATTGTTCTTGAGCAAGCCGCATTGCGCCGCCTGGGCGTGTTGGCCCGCAACTTGGCTGCGGCCGCCGGACCAGAAGTGGTTGATGCAGACAAAGCAAGCCAGCAGTTTGAAACCGGGCAATTGGCCGTCGTGGTCGTTGCCAGTCCGAAACCCTGCGACAAGTTTCCACAAATCGAACAAACCTATTCTGCCGGTGCTGTCTGCCTATCGCTGCTGAACGCAGCTTTGGCCAGCGGTTGGGGCGCCAATTGGCTTTCTGGTTGGGCCTCGCACAACCGGGAGTTCTGCACCGAAGGTTTGGCACTTGCACCGCATGAACATGTCGCCGGAATTGTTCACATCGGGACCGGCCCGGCTCAAATGCCCGACCGTCCGCGTCCTGATGTTGCCGCTATAACCCAATGGATTCATGAATGA
- a CDS encoding Lrp/AsnC family transcriptional regulator — translation MSDKFVTYDDYDRAILQQMQRNSAQSLEELSEAVHLSRNAVWRRVKRLQDSGLLKARVALLDAQKIGLGLTVFVSISVRSHSKDWADQFTKVIRSLPQVQAAYRTSGHQDYLIKARVRDVQAYDDLYQRLISRIELADVSASFVMEELKDTTELPLP, via the coding sequence ATGTCAGATAAATTCGTAACATATGATGATTATGACCGCGCTATATTGCAACAAATGCAACGTAATTCTGCGCAATCCTTGGAGGAATTGTCCGAAGCGGTCCACCTGTCACGCAATGCGGTTTGGCGGCGGGTCAAGCGCCTGCAAGATAGTGGCCTTTTGAAGGCGCGTGTGGCGCTTCTGGATGCGCAAAAGATTGGGCTTGGTCTTACTGTCTTTGTGTCAATCTCTGTGCGTAGCCACAGCAAAGATTGGGCAGATCAATTCACGAAGGTCATTCGCAGCCTGCCGCAGGTACAAGCGGCCTATCGCACTTCGGGTCATCAAGACTATTTGATCAAAGCCCGGGTTCGCGACGTGCAAGCCTATGATGATCTTTATCAGCGTCTTATTTCGCGTATCGAATTGGCAGATGTCAGTGCCAGCTTCGTCATGGAAGAGCTGAAAGATACAACCGAATTGCCCCTGCCCTAG
- a CDS encoding DUF1467 family protein, with product MPITSALVLFAVIWFLTLFIVLPLRLQTQGDVGEIEPGTHAGSPENPQMKKRFMVTTVVALVIWAVVAGTIISGVISVRDIDWFNRMATPEVSRTDG from the coding sequence ATGCCGATCACCTCTGCGCTCGTACTTTTTGCCGTCATTTGGTTTTTGACCTTATTCATTGTCTTGCCGCTGCGCTTGCAGACTCAAGGGGATGTCGGGGAAATCGAACCCGGCACCCATGCGGGCAGCCCTGAAAATCCACAAATGAAAAAGCGTTTCATGGTGACAACCGTTGTCGCCCTGGTGATTTGGGCAGTTGTTGCGGGAACGATCATCAGCGGCGTGATTTCAGTGCGCGACATTGACTGGTTCAACCGGATGGCCACGCCCGAAGTCTCTCGAACTGATGGGTGA
- the rimO gene encoding 30S ribosomal protein S12 methylthiotransferase RimO, giving the protein MAQNPPHLRPDLAPKARIETPRPGQPTIGMVSLGCPKALVDSERILTRLRAEGYAISPDYAGAEAVIVNTCGFLDSAKAESLEAIGEALHQNGKVIVTGCLGANPEYITGAHPRVLAVTGPHQYEQVLDAVHAAVPPAPDPFVDLLPASGVSLTPRHYSYLKISEGCNHKCKFCIIPDMRGKLVSRPPRAILREAEKLVEAGVRELLVISQDTSAYGIDIKTTAEGDLRPHITDLARELGQLGAWVRLHYVYPYPHVRHLIPLMAEGLILPYLDIPFQHAHPDVLKRMARPAAASKTLDEIAAWRKDCPEITLRSTFIVGYPGETEAEFQTLLDWMDEAQLDRVGCFQYENVAGARSNDLPDHVSEEIKQDRWDRFMEKAQAISEAKLAAKLGQHMEVIVDELDAEGIATCRTKADAPEIDGNLFIDEGTEALAPGDIVTVEVDEAGAYDLWGRIVS; this is encoded by the coding sequence ATGGCACAGAATCCTCCCCACCTCCGCCCTGACCTCGCGCCCAAAGCGCGGATTGAAACCCCGCGCCCGGGCCAGCCGACCATCGGCATGGTATCGCTGGGCTGTCCCAAGGCTTTGGTCGACAGCGAGCGCATTTTGACCCGCCTGCGCGCGGAGGGCTATGCCATCAGCCCCGATTACGCCGGCGCAGAGGCGGTCATTGTCAACACCTGCGGCTTTCTCGACAGCGCCAAGGCGGAAAGTCTTGAGGCGATTGGTGAGGCGCTGCATCAAAACGGCAAGGTGATTGTCACCGGCTGTTTGGGGGCCAATCCGGAGTATATCACCGGCGCGCATCCACGCGTTTTGGCCGTCACCGGCCCGCATCAATATGAGCAGGTTTTGGATGCCGTCCATGCCGCCGTGCCGCCCGCGCCTGATCCTTTCGTGGATCTTCTGCCCGCCTCCGGCGTCTCTCTCACCCCGCGGCACTACAGCTATTTGAAAATCTCCGAGGGCTGCAATCATAAGTGCAAATTTTGCATCATTCCCGATATGCGCGGCAAATTGGTCAGCCGCCCGCCGCGTGCGATCCTGCGGGAGGCGGAGAAATTGGTTGAAGCTGGTGTGCGCGAACTCTTGGTGATCTCCCAAGACACCAGCGCCTATGGCATTGATATTAAAACGACAGCCGAGGGCGATCTGCGCCCGCATATCACCGATCTGGCCCGCGAACTGGGGCAATTGGGCGCTTGGGTGCGGCTGCATTATGTCTACCCCTACCCGCATGTGCGCCATTTGATCCCGCTGATGGCCGAGGGGTTGATCCTGCCCTATCTCGACATTCCCTTTCAACACGCCCATCCCGATGTGCTCAAACGCATGGCCCGCCCCGCCGCAGCGTCCAAAACGCTCGATGAGATTGCTGCCTGGCGCAAGGATTGCCCAGAGATCACCCTGCGGTCGACCTTCATTGTTGGCTACCCTGGCGAGACGGAAGCCGAATTCCAAACCCTGCTGGATTGGATGGATGAGGCACAGCTCGACCGCGTTGGGTGCTTTCAATATGAGAATGTCGCCGGTGCCCGCTCCAATGATCTGCCCGATCATGTCTCCGAGGAGATCAAGCAGGACCGCTGGGACCGGTTTATGGAAAAGGCGCAGGCCATTTCCGAGGCCAAACTGGCGGCCAAACTGGGCCAACATATGGAGGTTATCGTCGATGAGCTGGACGCGGAGGGCATCGCCACCTGCCGCACCAAGGCCGACGCGCCCGAGATCGACGGCAATCTATTTATCGACGAAGGCACAGAAGCCCTGGCGCCCGGCGACATTGTGACGGTCGAGGTTGACGAGGCGGGCGCCTATGACCTCTGGGGCCGGATTGTTTCTTAA
- the mce gene encoding methylmalonyl-CoA epimerase, translating to MIGRLNHVAIAVPDLQAAAAQYESTLGAKVGPPQDEPDHGVTVVFIELPNTKIELLFPLGEGSPIQNFLDKNPSGGIHHICYEVDDILEARAQLQSQGARVLGSGEPKIGAHGKPVLFLHPKDFTGCLIELEQV from the coding sequence ATGATTGGACGGCTGAATCACGTGGCGATTGCAGTGCCTGATTTGCAGGCGGCTGCGGCACAATATGAATCAACTTTGGGTGCAAAAGTTGGCCCGCCACAAGATGAACCCGATCACGGTGTGACGGTTGTTTTCATCGAGTTGCCAAACACAAAGATTGAGCTGCTGTTCCCGCTGGGTGAGGGCTCTCCGATCCAGAATTTCTTGGATAAAAACCCGTCTGGCGGCATTCATCACATCTGTTATGAGGTAGACGACATCCTGGAGGCACGCGCGCAATTGCAAAGCCAGGGAGCGCGGGTATTGGGCAGCGGTGAGCCAAAAATTGGCGCCCACGGCAAGCCCGTGCTCTTTTTGCATCCCAAGGACTTCACGGGGTGCCTCATCGAGCTAGAACAAGTCTAA
- a CDS encoding ABC transporter permease produces the protein MANVSQFGVRRFGRVNWLGLWTLIRRENMRYLTIWQQTIFAPLITAGLFLLVFSIAIGPGRSDVMGFDYVSFLAPGLLMMTVIQNSFANTSSSMLSAKVMGSIVDTLMPPLSPLEMTVGFLAGGIGRGLVIGAVLCLSMGLSLGIWVAHPLWTLAFLVLGGMFMGALGLLGSIYAYKFDQMAAISNFVITPLAFLSGTFYSIQALPSMMQPLIHANPMFYIIDGGRYSVLGVSDGSPWMALAVICGANICAVGLAWFWLARGYRLKS, from the coding sequence GTGGCAAATGTTTCTCAATTCGGCGTCAGACGCTTTGGACGGGTCAATTGGCTGGGCCTTTGGACGCTCATTCGCCGCGAAAATATGCGCTATTTGACGATTTGGCAGCAGACAATTTTTGCACCATTGATCACGGCAGGTTTGTTTCTATTGGTTTTTTCCATTGCTATCGGACCGGGTCGCTCGGATGTCATGGGGTTTGATTATGTCAGCTTTCTGGCACCGGGTTTGTTGATGATGACGGTGATACAAAATTCTTTTGCCAATACCTCCTCTTCCATGCTTTCGGCGAAAGTCATGGGCTCCATTGTCGACACGCTGATGCCGCCCCTGTCGCCTTTGGAGATGACCGTGGGATTCTTGGCGGGCGGAATTGGTCGCGGATTGGTGATTGGTGCGGTGCTCTGTCTGTCGATGGGGCTGAGCCTCGGCATTTGGGTTGCCCACCCGCTTTGGACATTGGCTTTTTTGGTTTTGGGCGGGATGTTCATGGGCGCGCTGGGGCTTTTGGGCAGCATCTATGCCTATAAGTTTGACCAGATGGCCGCGATTTCAAATTTTGTGATCACACCCTTGGCCTTCTTGTCGGGGACCTTCTATTCGATCCAAGCTTTGCCCTCAATGATGCAGCCACTGATCCATGCGAACCCGATGTTCTATATCATCGACGGCGGCCGTTACAGTGTTTTGGGGGTTTCCGATGGCAGCCCATGGATGGCTTTGGCCGTGATTTGCGGTGCCAATATCTGTGCGGTTGGTTTGGCCTGGTTTTGGTTGGCGCGGGGCTATCGGTTGAAATCTTAA
- a CDS encoding class II histone deacetylase, whose product MTTGFYWDERCFWFSGGNYAFTQPVGGLVQPLAAGGIPENPETKRRLKNLMDVTGLTQTLASQSADMASREALLRVHPSAYLDAFEEASKGSGGELGLRVPFGHGGYEQAALSTGLACRAVADVMAGRVRNAYALSRPPGHHCLPDWPNGFCLLANIAVAIEAARSQQPDLKVAVLDWDVHHGNGTEAIYIDDPAVLTLSIHQERNYPLDSGDADTRGVDKSNINIPLPPGAGHATYMQVMKRIVQPALERFRPDLIVVACGYDAAAIDPLSRMFATAQTFSAMTAAIKASAAELCDGRLVLVHEGGYSEVYVPFCGHATISTLADSTIEAPDPFEETFAKRQPRGQFAKFLATYVDDLAAFHAP is encoded by the coding sequence ATGACCACCGGATTTTATTGGGATGAGCGCTGTTTTTGGTTTTCTGGCGGCAATTATGCCTTCACCCAGCCCGTGGGCGGCTTGGTGCAACCCCTCGCGGCTGGCGGCATTCCGGAAAATCCCGAAACCAAGCGCCGGTTGAAAAATCTGATGGACGTCACCGGGCTGACCCAGACCCTCGCCAGCCAGAGTGCGGATATGGCCAGTCGCGAAGCGCTATTACGGGTGCACCCCAGCGCCTATCTCGACGCTTTTGAGGAGGCCTCAAAGGGAAGCGGCGGCGAGCTTGGCCTCCGCGTGCCTTTCGGTCATGGCGGCTATGAGCAGGCGGCGCTGTCCACGGGTCTCGCCTGCCGGGCGGTGGCGGATGTGATGGCAGGGCGTGTGCGCAATGCCTATGCTCTGTCGCGCCCTCCGGGGCATCATTGCTTGCCAGATTGGCCAAATGGATTTTGCCTTTTGGCCAATATCGCTGTGGCGATCGAGGCCGCCCGCAGCCAGCAGCCGGATTTGAAAGTGGCCGTTTTGGATTGGGATGTGCATCACGGGAACGGAACAGAGGCGATTTACATCGACGACCCAGCCGTTCTAACCCTCTCAATCCATCAAGAAAGAAATTATCCACTAGACAGCGGAGACGCCGATACCCGCGGCGTGGATAAAAGCAATATCAACATCCCCCTGCCGCCCGGAGCGGGCCATGCCACCTATATGCAGGTTATGAAGCGTATCGTTCAGCCTGCCTTAGAACGGTTCAGACCAGATTTGATCGTTGTGGCTTGTGGCTATGATGCCGCAGCCATTGATCCCTTGTCCCGCATGTTTGCCACAGCCCAGACCTTCAGCGCCATGACAGCTGCCATCAAAGCGAGCGCGGCGGAGCTCTGTGACGGCCGTTTGGTTTTGGTGCATGAGGGCGGGTATTCAGAGGTCTACGTCCCCTTTTGCGGCCATGCCACCATCTCCACCTTGGCCGACAGCACGATTGAAGCTCCTGATCCCTTTGAGGAGACTTTCGCCAAGCGCCAGCCGCGTGGCCAGTTTGCTAAGTTCCTCGCCACATATGTCGATGATTTGGCCGCATTCCATGCACCCTAA
- the aspS gene encoding aspartate--tRNA ligase, translating into MHAYRSHTCADLTIKNVGETIRLSGWVHRVRDHGGLLFIDLRDHYGMTQVLCDPDSPVFKEVEKLRSEWCIRIDGTVKARDAELVNPKIPTGEIEVFIRDLEVLGAAEELPLMVFGEQEYPEETRLKYRYLDLRREKLQKNMKMRSDVVASMRRRMWDQGFREFQTPIITASSPEGARDFLVPSRLHPGKFYALPQAPQQFKQLIMVSGYDKYFQIAPCFRDEDPRADRSPTDFYQLDLEMSFVDQQDIFDTIQPVLTGVFEEFGGGRKVDQTWEQISYRDAALWYGSDKPDLRNPIRMQVVSEYFAGSGFAIFAKLLEQEGTEIRAIPAPKGGSRKFCDRMNAFAQKEGLPGMGYIFWRDQGEGMEAAGPLAKNIGPERTEAIRQQLGLGVGDAAFFLGGKPKAFEGVAGKARMVIGDELGLTDKERFAFAWIVDFPIYEKDAETGKIDFEHNPFSMPQGGMEALEGDPLQVLGYQYDLACNGYELLSGAIRNHRPEIMFKAFEIAGYGKEEVEKRFGGMVNAFQYGAPPHGGCAAGIDRIVMLLADEANIREVIMFPMNQRAEDLMMAAPSEPMNEQLRELSLRVIAPE; encoded by the coding sequence ATGCATGCCTATCGCAGCCACACCTGTGCCGACTTGACCATCAAAAATGTTGGCGAGACCATTCGCCTTTCGGGATGGGTGCATCGCGTGCGCGACCATGGCGGTTTGCTCTTCATCGATCTGCGCGATCATTATGGGATGACACAGGTGCTTTGTGACCCGGACAGCCCGGTGTTCAAAGAGGTGGAAAAACTGCGTAGCGAATGGTGCATTCGGATTGATGGCACGGTCAAAGCCCGCGACGCGGAATTGGTGAACCCCAAAATTCCAACCGGAGAGATTGAGGTGTTCATCCGCGACCTTGAGGTTTTGGGCGCTGCGGAGGAGCTGCCCTTGATGGTGTTTGGCGAGCAAGAATATCCCGAAGAGACACGGTTGAAGTATCGCTATCTCGATTTGCGCCGGGAGAAGCTGCAAAAGAACATGAAAATGCGCTCCGATGTTGTCGCCTCGATGCGCCGCCGGATGTGGGATCAAGGGTTTCGCGAGTTTCAAACGCCGATCATCACCGCCTCTAGCCCCGAGGGCGCGCGGGACTTTTTGGTGCCATCGCGCTTGCACCCGGGTAAATTTTACGCGCTGCCACAAGCGCCGCAGCAGTTCAAACAGCTGATTATGGTCTCGGGCTATGATAAATACTTTCAGATCGCCCCGTGTTTTCGCGATGAAGATCCCCGCGCGGATCGCTCGCCAACAGATTTCTATCAGCTTGATTTAGAAATGTCTTTTGTCGATCAGCAAGATATTTTTGACACAATACAACCTGTCTTGACCGGCGTATTCGAAGAGTTTGGCGGCGGTCGCAAAGTGGATCAAACATGGGAGCAAATCAGCTATCGTGATGCGGCCCTTTGGTATGGCAGCGACAAACCAGATCTGCGCAACCCGATTAGGATGCAAGTGGTTTCTGAGTATTTTGCTGGCTCTGGTTTTGCCATTTTCGCAAAGCTCTTGGAGCAAGAGGGCACGGAAATTCGCGCTATTCCTGCTCCGAAAGGTGGCAGCAGAAAATTCTGTGACCGCATGAATGCTTTTGCCCAAAAAGAAGGTCTGCCTGGCATGGGCTATATCTTCTGGCGCGACCAAGGCGAAGGCATGGAGGCCGCAGGGCCTTTGGCCAAAAACATAGGTCCCGAACGTACAGAGGCCATTCGCCAGCAATTGGGGCTTGGCGTCGGCGATGCGGCATTCTTCTTGGGCGGTAAACCGAAAGCCTTTGAAGGGGTTGCTGGTAAGGCGAGGATGGTGATTGGCGATGAATTGGGCTTGACGGATAAAGAGCGTTTCGCCTTTGCCTGGATCGTTGATTTCCCGATCTATGAGAAAGATGCCGAAACCGGCAAGATTGATTTTGAACACAATCCATTTTCGATGCCACAAGGCGGCATGGAGGCGCTTGAGGGTGATCCTTTGCAGGTGTTGGGTTATCAATATGATCTGGCCTGCAATGGCTATGAGCTGCTCAGCGGTGCGATTCGGAATCACCGCCCAGAGATCATGTTCAAAGCCTTTGAAATTGCTGGTTATGGCAAGGAAGAGGTTGAAAAGCGGTTCGGCGGCATGGTCAATGCCTTCCAATACGGGGCCCCGCCGCACGGTGGTTGTGCCGCTGGCATCGACCGAATTGTGATGCTCTTGGCTGACGAGGCAAATATTCGCGAAGTGATCATGTTCCCGATGAATCAGCGGGCAGAAGATCTGATGATGGCCGCCCCGTCTGAACCAATGAATGAGCAACTACGGGAATTGTCGCTTCGGGTTATCGCTCCGGAATAA
- a CDS encoding DUF6356 family protein — MTPSPNYFNAHLREVDESYGRHFLHAGYYFVMLLAAAICALIHAILPFLFEKTSSQIILKLYTKMTARKLFDAQSSSQG, encoded by the coding sequence ATGACCCCTTCACCGAATTATTTTAACGCGCATTTGAGAGAGGTTGACGAGAGCTACGGGCGGCATTTTCTGCACGCGGGCTATTACTTTGTGATGCTCTTGGCGGCTGCGATCTGTGCTCTGATCCATGCGATCCTACCCTTTTTATTTGAAAAGACCTCCAGCCAAATTATCCTCAAGCTCTACACCAAAATGACGGCCAGAAAGCTGTTTGACGCGCAATCTTCCTCTCAGGGCTGA
- a CDS encoding aspartate aminotransferase family protein: MIPSILPTYNRAPFSFVSGSGSWLTSDDGRRFLDLGAGIAVNSLGHAHPKLVAALTAQAGQLWHTSNLYHIPAQHKLADQLVDLTFADTVFFTNSGTESCELAVKMARKYFYDKGQPERVEIIAFEGAFHGRSSAGIAAAGAEKLTKGFGPLLPGFVQLPFADHDALHAAVNEKTAAILIEPIQGEGGIRPVPDHCLKGLRDFCDSHGILLIFDEVQCGVGRTGKLFAHEWAGIDPDIMMVAKGLGGGFPIGAVLANEEAASGMGAGTHGSTYGGNPLGCAVASAVLDEVAAPEFLAEVSRKAGALRQGLEGLVAQYPDVFEGVTGAGLMLGLKCKASNMDVVTAGYDCEVLTVPAAENVVRVLPALTISNAEIAQALERLETAAQTVQSAQ; encoded by the coding sequence ATGATCCCTTCGATTCTGCCCACCTATAATCGCGCTCCGTTTTCGTTTGTCTCTGGCTCAGGCAGCTGGTTGACCAGCGATGACGGTCGGCGATTTTTGGATTTGGGCGCTGGGATTGCGGTCAACAGCCTGGGACATGCGCATCCGAAACTGGTGGCGGCGCTGACGGCGCAAGCGGGTCAATTGTGGCATACGTCCAATTTGTACCATATTCCCGCGCAACACAAACTCGCCGATCAGCTGGTGGATCTGACCTTTGCCGATACCGTGTTTTTTACCAACTCTGGGACGGAGTCCTGTGAATTGGCCGTGAAAATGGCGCGCAAATATTTCTATGACAAGGGTCAGCCAGAGCGCGTGGAAATTATTGCATTTGAGGGGGCGTTTCATGGGCGCTCCTCCGCAGGGATTGCAGCTGCTGGTGCGGAGAAGCTGACGAAAGGCTTTGGGCCCTTGCTGCCCGGTTTCGTGCAATTGCCATTTGCAGATCACGACGCGCTGCATGCGGCAGTCAATGAAAAGACCGCCGCCATATTGATCGAGCCGATCCAGGGGGAGGGCGGTATCCGCCCTGTGCCGGATCATTGTTTGAAAGGCCTGCGCGATTTTTGTGACAGCCACGGGATCTTGCTGATTTTCGATGAGGTGCAATGCGGTGTGGGACGGACAGGGAAGTTGTTTGCCCATGAGTGGGCAGGGATTGATCCCGATATTATGATGGTGGCCAAGGGTCTTGGTGGGGGCTTCCCCATCGGGGCGGTTTTGGCGAATGAAGAGGCTGCAAGCGGAATGGGGGCAGGGACACATGGCTCGACCTATGGTGGCAATCCCTTGGGTTGTGCGGTGGCAAGTGCTGTCTTGGATGAGGTGGCTGCTCCTGAATTTCTGGCAGAGGTGAGCCGCAAAGCTGGGGCGCTGCGCCAAGGTCTTGAAGGCCTGGTCGCGCAATATCCTGATGTGTTTGAGGGCGTGACGGGCGCGGGGTTGATGCTGGGTCTGAAATGCAAGGCGAGCAATATGGATGTGGTCACAGCCGGATATGACTGCGAGGTGTTGACCGTCCCTGCGGCCGAAAACGTCGTGCGTGTGCTTCCGGCGTTGACTATTTCAAACGCGGAGATTGCTCAGGCGCTGGAGCGGTTGGAGACGGCGGCGCAAACGGTTCAATCTGCGCAATGA
- a CDS encoding GcrA family cell cycle regulator, with protein MSWTDERVEVLKKMWGEGQSASVIAKELGGVTRNAVIGKVHRLGLSNRVTSTTAKPAAKEKAKTQAKAKPAAPTTPAAPPQPAAPAPETMRVTPPAVRKIIPAGQPLPPQPSANEISPEALAKVSEVEKIAKKISLMELTEKTCKWPVGDPATEDFWFCGLAVKAGKPYCEAHVGVAFQPMSSRRDRRR; from the coding sequence ATGTCCTGGACTGATGAACGCGTCGAAGTTCTGAAAAAAATGTGGGGCGAGGGTCAATCGGCCAGTGTGATCGCCAAGGAATTGGGCGGCGTGACCCGCAATGCGGTGATCGGCAAAGTGCACCGTTTGGGCCTGTCCAACCGTGTGACCTCGACCACGGCCAAGCCGGCCGCCAAGGAAAAGGCCAAGACGCAGGCCAAGGCAAAGCCCGCCGCGCCCACAACACCAGCCGCGCCGCCACAACCGGCCGCGCCTGCGCCCGAAACCATGCGGGTCACCCCGCCGGCGGTGCGCAAGATCATTCCTGCCGGCCAGCCTCTGCCGCCGCAGCCTTCGGCCAATGAGATCAGCCCGGAAGCTCTGGCCAAGGTCAGTGAAGTGGAAAAGATCGCCAAGAAGATCAGCTTGATGGAATTGACCGAGAAAACCTGCAAATGGCCGGTCGGTGATCCGGCGACAGAGGATTTTTGGTTCTGCGGTCTGGCGGTGAAGGCCGGAAAACCCTATTGCGAAGCGCATGTCGGGGTGGCCTTCCAACCCATGTCCAGCCGCCGCGACCGCCGCCGGTAA
- a CDS encoding EI24 domain-containing protein: MILSDFLKSVAQFDDPKFRRVLWRGMGLTIALLIAACLLVNFGINQLLSSAWAANLIGDQSWLGALINIGGVLFTIALSIWLMVPVTSAIIALFLDEVAQAVEARHYPHLPKQTATKLQDQILVGIRFLGILLLANIGALILSMILPLLAPFVFWATNGYLMGREYFQMAAMRRMPRAQAQELYQRHQGSIWTAGILMAIPMSIPLVGLFIPILGAATFTHQFERLRAWPSG, translated from the coding sequence ATGATTTTATCAGATTTTCTTAAATCTGTCGCTCAATTTGACGACCCGAAATTTCGCCGCGTGCTGTGGCGCGGAATGGGGCTTACCATTGCGCTGCTGATCGCCGCTTGCCTGTTGGTAAACTTTGGCATCAACCAACTGTTGTCCTCAGCCTGGGCGGCTAACCTGATCGGCGATCAAAGTTGGCTGGGCGCGCTGATCAATATCGGCGGTGTCTTGTTCACCATCGCGCTGTCAATTTGGTTGATGGTTCCCGTGACCTCAGCGATTATCGCATTGTTTCTCGATGAGGTGGCGCAGGCGGTTGAGGCGCGGCACTATCCGCATCTTCCGAAACAGACGGCCACCAAGCTGCAAGATCAAATTCTGGTCGGCATCCGTTTTTTGGGAATTTTACTGCTCGCCAATATCGGCGCATTGATCCTATCGATGATTTTACCACTCTTGGCGCCCTTCGTGTTTTGGGCCACCAATGGCTATCTTATGGGCCGGGAATATTTTCAAATGGCCGCCATGCGCCGGATGCCGCGCGCGCAGGCGCAAGAGCTGTACCAGCGTCATCAGGGCTCCATTTGGACCGCTGGGATCTTGATGGCTATTCCTATGAGTATTCCGCTGGTGGGCCTCTTTATCCCGATTCTAGGCGCTGCCACCTTCACCCATCAGTTCGAGAGACTTCGGGCGTGGCCATCCGGTTGA